One Deinococcus sp. LM3 genomic region harbors:
- a CDS encoding VF530 family protein, which yields MVDPEDKTASAEAPATPSTVTRSPSGDPLHGVTLAMIVERLHEAYGWDELARMVPVRCFQFDPSVQSSLKFLRRTPWARAKVEALYRDLVTT from the coding sequence ATGGTTGACCCAGAAGACAAGACGGCGTCGGCTGAGGCCCCTGCGACTCCATCAACCGTCACCCGTTCACCCTCCGGCGACCCGCTGCATGGGGTGACGCTCGCCATGATCGTCGAGCGGCTGCACGAGGCGTACGGCTGGGACGAACTGGCCCGGATGGTCCCGGTCCGCTGCTTTCAGTTCGATCCGAGCGTCCAGAGCAGCCTGAAGTTCCTGCGGCGCACGCCGTGGGCGCGGGCGAAGGTCGAGGCGCTGTACCGCGACCTCGTGACCACCTGA
- a CDS encoding nucleotide exchange factor GrpE, with protein MFRKRGPKMTDDQHKPAPEATETDTHTKTVSEDGLDIPDIETDNLQEDLETEFPGLDGMDENMFGQVQEMMAKLGRADELEKENADLKGRLARLAADFENYRRRTQEDVSAAQGQGISKAAEALMPVYDDMDRAVTMGAAEPAKLIPGMQAVQGKILTVFAGLGLEATGKEGEAFDPQWHEALQVVPGDEDDVIVQVYQLGFRMGDRLVRPARVVVSKKG; from the coding sequence ATGTTCCGCAAGAGAGGCCCCAAGATGACCGACGACCAGCACAAACCCGCCCCCGAGGCCACCGAGACCGATACCCACACGAAAACCGTCAGTGAGGACGGCCTGGACATCCCCGACATCGAAACCGACAACCTGCAGGAAGACCTGGAAACCGAGTTCCCCGGCCTGGACGGCATGGACGAGAACATGTTCGGTCAGGTGCAGGAGATGATGGCGAAACTCGGCCGCGCCGACGAACTGGAGAAGGAGAACGCCGACCTGAAGGGCCGTCTGGCCCGGCTGGCCGCCGACTTCGAGAACTACCGCCGCCGCACCCAGGAAGACGTCTCTGCCGCGCAGGGCCAGGGCATAAGCAAGGCCGCCGAGGCGCTGATGCCGGTGTACGACGACATGGACCGCGCCGTGACCATGGGCGCCGCCGAGCCCGCCAAACTGATTCCCGGCATGCAGGCCGTGCAGGGCAAGATCCTGACCGTGTTCGCGGGCCTGGGCCTGGAAGCGACCGGGAAGGAAGGCGAGGCCTTCGACCCGCAGTGGCACGAGGCGCTTCAGGTCGTGCCGGGCGACGAGGACGACGTGATCGTGCAGGTGTACCAGCTGGGCTTCCGCATGGGCGACCGCCTCGTGCGCCCCGCCCGCGTCGTCGTGAGCAAGAAGGGCTGA